One Bacteroidota bacterium genomic window carries:
- a CDS encoding permease-like cell division protein FtsX encodes MSFLPYSLREGLAGFRRAKFATFTSTSAMAVALVLIGLFAILSYQAGQVSEWLRERAGELEVYLDDNIEVARARALHERASATFGVLKADYISPDQATQIFQEEFGEGAELFFDEPFLPSSIRVQVESRYTNPDSLNALIAEFESWNRVGEVVFNEPVLAKVHQNLNMLNSTGLVLGSIVILAAIFLVANTIRLTIYARRLLIRTMKLVGATDTFIRRPFIVEGVLQGLIAGMLASILVIGVYSLLSAYLPQLALSRVLTIVLVVGVTLAGVALGWIGSAFAVRRFIRNVQLH; translated from the coding sequence GTGTCTTTTCTCCCTTATAGTTTGCGTGAAGGCCTTGCCGGCTTTCGCAGGGCAAAGTTTGCTACGTTTACCTCCACAAGCGCCATGGCCGTCGCCCTGGTCCTGATCGGATTGTTTGCCATTCTCAGCTACCAGGCAGGGCAGGTATCCGAGTGGTTGCGAGAACGTGCCGGTGAACTTGAAGTGTATCTCGATGACAACATCGAAGTTGCGCGTGCTCGCGCTTTGCATGAGCGTGCTTCAGCCACCTTTGGGGTGCTGAAAGCCGACTACATTTCTCCGGATCAGGCAACCCAGATCTTTCAGGAAGAATTTGGTGAAGGGGCTGAATTGTTTTTCGACGAGCCGTTTTTGCCTTCGTCTATTCGGGTGCAGGTTGAATCGCGATACACAAATCCAGACAGTTTGAACGCACTGATTGCCGAGTTTGAGAGCTGGAATCGGGTAGGGGAGGTTGTTTTTAACGAGCCTGTGCTGGCGAAGGTGCATCAGAACCTGAATATGCTCAATTCCACTGGCCTTGTACTTGGGTCGATAGTGATTCTGGCGGCAATTTTCCTGGTAGCCAATACGATTCGCTTAACCATTTATGCCCGCCGGCTCCTGATAAGAACGATGAAGCTTGTAGGGGCAACGGATACTTTTATTCGCCGGCCGTTTATTGTGGAAGGGGTGCTCCAGGGCTTAATTGCAGGTATGCTGGCGAGTATACTCGTAATAGGAGTCTATTCGCTTTTATCCGCCTATCTGCCACAACTGGCGCTCTCCCGGGTGCTTACGATTGTGCTTGTGGTTGGCGTAACCCTTGCCGGCGTGGCGCTGGGTTGGATAGGGTCGGCTTTTGCTGTCCGCAGGTTTATCCGAAACGTACAGCTACACTAG
- the pheA gene encoding prephenate dehydratase has translation MKVAFQGELGAYSEEAVHALFPGAGVHPKVSFDDVFRSVESGEVDSGVIPIENSLFGSVHVNYDLLRRHDLMITGEWHLRIQHHLLVNKGVKLDEVTHVYSHPQALGQCQDFIREHLSAAEVVPAYDTAGAAKMVAEQQIRGHAAIASNRAGEKYGLDFLASGIESDHQNYTRFLALQTQDRAAHAVPAGLPAEAMKTSVMYAVQENVPGALFKSLAVFALRDLDLFKIESRPLVGSPGKYVFYIDLQGNVEEERVKRALGHLGEIAADVKVLGSYPRAEIGQ, from the coding sequence ATGAAAGTGGCTTTTCAGGGCGAATTGGGTGCTTACAGCGAGGAGGCTGTACATGCGCTATTTCCCGGTGCAGGTGTGCATCCGAAAGTTTCTTTTGATGACGTGTTTAGGAGCGTCGAAAGCGGTGAGGTTGACAGTGGTGTGATCCCGATTGAGAACTCACTCTTTGGCAGTGTGCATGTCAATTACGACCTGCTTCGCCGGCACGACCTGATGATTACTGGCGAGTGGCACCTGCGTATACAGCATCATTTGCTTGTAAACAAAGGCGTAAAACTGGATGAAGTTACGCACGTCTATTCTCATCCCCAGGCGCTCGGTCAGTGTCAGGATTTTATCCGTGAGCATCTTTCGGCTGCCGAGGTGGTCCCTGCTTACGATACTGCAGGTGCAGCCAAAATGGTTGCCGAACAGCAGATTCGTGGCCATGCAGCTATTGCAAGCAACCGCGCCGGCGAAAAATACGGGCTCGACTTTCTCGCCAGTGGTATTGAAAGTGATCACCAGAATTACACCCGGTTCCTCGCGCTCCAAACCCAGGATCGCGCTGCCCACGCGGTACCTGCCGGGCTGCCAGCTGAAGCGATGAAGACATCGGTCATGTACGCTGTACAAGAGAATGTGCCGGGTGCATTATTCAAAAGTCTGGCTGTGTTTGCCTTGAGAGACCTGGACTTGTTTAAAATTGAGAGCCGGCCCCTTGTCGGGAGCCCGGGGAAGTATGTGTTCTATATCGATCTTCAGGGCAACGTTGAAGAGGAACGCGTGAAACGTGCGCTTGGTCATCTTGGGGAGATCGCTGCAGATGTTAAAGTGTTGGGTTCTTATCCCAGAGCAGAAATTGGCCAGTAG